A genomic stretch from Lathyrus oleraceus cultivar Zhongwan6 chromosome 2, CAAS_Psat_ZW6_1.0, whole genome shotgun sequence includes:
- the LOC127119793 gene encoding putative disease resistance protein RGA1 yields MDVDFIIETIDEILTRLPSLKKTSSLHGQPKSEIKHLRDLLRKVRVDLKKHVHGQEEENLPVWIQKLKTAVNYLNDVVEELSAESVKLKLKFIIKSLQNIIHEFSKKTTIPIPREKMEEETVLQLQPDVIERKEKIIHQLVSRQKETEPTRTVSVVTIVGFAGMGKTELARLICNDVRVKDRFGMQIWINDVESLKTRAAGTSLTATDGKGNLVVLDNLKTEILGDQELFDLEKMLMTASGSSAILITTHSKLLANNITVGLNAKTEITGTIFTAFVPHVIPKLNERESWSLFLRLRDRSSSIFNNEEEEMERNFVTDCSGVPFLIDFTATFLKENHGEDAITMKKNFLQQLKLTFFDKLPIVQKMCFEFCSLFPRDHLIDAERLIRLWTAEGFRMESENPAAEKTLRHYFNDFVGIPIFKDIEEDECGLVKWCRMKPLLHDLARFVSDEKENVMVDAEGERVHEGTLRASFDFSLDVSRVIPPSLFKKAKKLKAILLWTPQAMLPKQMETSTSTCDRIFKTFKTTLRMLDLHDLGIKELPGSIGEMKNLRYLDVSLNAIEKLPSSITKLSNLQTLKLSRCYLLKELPKDIDKLVNLNHLETDGCLSLIRMPLKIHKMADSLQTLSHFIVSEGFNMGGRFNFLCFLAHIKYMLLANLRDPFSHFVAREVSNFDGLSDLSKLNNLKGHMEISHLERFISKNSVIANYLYDKKHLQSLTLRWDHKRDDCQNEKSTDMETLDCLKPNSELRAIFVVGYKGKTLSNWFSSIQCLVKLRFNDCTYCEFLPQLDQLPNLRFLELLRLDNLKYIGVHGDSGNNIEAAAVYFPSLKELTISDCPNLKGWWEQDKTGTNIPFFACLSKLHIYYCPELTCMPLFPILDEELVLVGSSVTPLLDTIVHGKEKCDPFSKLKSMKISNIKKSQSPLESFPKGFDHLRLLYSLNIEYCEELDLDLSSNEWEGLKNLHSLTISGNPKLKSLPLGVDKVTSLQDLQLYNCPGVTSLPETIDNLQLLGRLDISGCYNLASLPKALKNMKYLHTLIILDCPLLMPRCQRETGDDWPQIAHIKNIQVRETVMSGIL; encoded by the coding sequence ATGGATGTAGATTTTATCATAGAAACAATCGATGAAATCCTTACAAGGTTACCTTCCCTTAAAAAAACCAGCTCACTTCATGGCCAGCCCAAAAGTGAGATCAAACATCTTAGAGATCTTCTTAGGAAAGTCCGTGTCGACCTCAAGAAGCACGTCCATGGTCAGGAGGAGGAGAATCTGCCGGTTTGGATTCAGAAACTTAAGACTGCTGTCAACTATTTGAATGATGTAGTGGAGGAACTCTCTGCTGAGTCTGTTAAGCTTAAACTAAAATTCATTATAAAGAGCCTCCAAAATATTATACATGAATTCTCCAAGAAAACAACGATACCGATACCACGGGAGAAGATGGAGGAGGAGACAGTGTTGCAGTTGCAACCGGATGTGATtgagagaaaagagaaaattataCATCAACTTGTATCGCGCCAGAAAGAAACTGAACCAACAAGGACTGTTTCTGTGGTTACCATTGTTGGGTTCGCGGGAATGGGGAAGACAGAACTCGCACGTCTCATTTGCAACGATGTGCGAGTCAAAGATCGGTTCGGGATGCAAATTTGGATTAATGACGTCGAATCGCTCAAAACACGTGCAGCAGGTACATCACTTACTGCCACGGACGGAAAAGGAAACCTTGTTGTGCTGGACAATTTGAAAACTGAGATACTTGGTGACCAGGAGCTCTTTGATTTGGAGAAGATGTTGATGACAGCTAGTGGTTCAAGTGCAATACTCATAACCACACACAGTAAACTTCTGGCCAACAATATAACTGTTGGGCTGAATGCCAAAACAGAAATAACAGGTACTATTTTTACAGCCTTTGTGCCACATGTTATTCCAAAGCTTAATGAAAGGGAATCTTGGTCACTATTTTTGAGATTGCGTGATCGAAGTAGTTCAATATTCAACAATGAGGAAGAGGAAATGGAACGAAACTTTGTAACGGATTGTAGTGGAGTTCCTTTCTTGATAGATTTCACAGCAACCTTTCTGAAGGAAAATCATGGTGAAGATGCAATAACAATGAAGAAGAATTTTCTGCAACAGCTCAAGTTAACATTCTTTGACAAACTTCCAATCGTCCAGAAGATGTGCTTTGAATTTTGTTCACTGTTTCCTCGTGATCATTTGATTGATGCCGAGAGATTAATCCGTCTCTGGACAGCAGAAGGATTTCGGATGGAATCAGAAAATCCAGCAGCAGAAAAAACATTACGCCACTATTTCAATGACTTTGTCGGGATACCTATTTTCAAAGACATCGAAGAAGACGAGTGTGGCCTTGTAAAATGGTGTAGAATGAAGCCGCTATTGCACGATCTAGCACGCTTCGTATCTGATGAAAAGGAGAATGTTATGGTGGATGCAGAAGGGGAAAGAGTTCACGAAGGAACCCTGCGTGCCTCGTTTGATTTTAGCTTGGACGTTTCGCGTGTAATTCCACCTTCTTTGTTTAAAAAGGCAAAGAAACTAAAGGCCATTCTCTTGTGGACGCCACAGGCCATGCTTCCGAAGCAGATGGAGACAAGCACTTCTACTTGTGATAGAATATTCAAAACCTTCAAGACCACACTCCGCATGTTGGATCTCCATGACTTGGGAATCAAGGAATTGCCCGGATCTATTGGGGAGATGAAGAATTTAAGGTATCTCGACGTATCCCTTAATGCTATAGAAAAGTTGCCAAGTTCTATTACCAAGCTTTCCAATTTGCAAACGTTGAAATTGTCTCGATGTTATCTACTCAAGGAATTACCCAAAGATATTGACAAACTGGTTAACCTGAATCATCTTGAGACAGATGGATGTTTGTCTCTCATCCGTATGCCTCTCAAAATACACAAGATGGCTGATTCACTGCAAACACTTTCTCACTTTATCGTTAGTGAGGGGTTCAACATGGGCGGGCGATTCAACTTCCTTTGCTTCTTGGCCCATATAAAATACATGCTGCTAGCTAATCTTCGAGACCCATTTTCCCACTTTGTCGCTCGCGAGGTCTCCAACTTTGATGGCCTTTCGGACCTTTCAAAACTCAACAACTTAAAAGGCCACATGGAAATTTCACATCTTGAAAGATTCATTTCAAAGAATTCAGTGATTGCTAATTATCTCTATGATAAGAAACACCTTCAAAGCCTAACATTGAGATGGGATCACAAGCGTGACGATTGCCAAAATGAAAAGAGTACAGACATGGAAACACTTGATTGTCTGAAGCCTAACTCTGAACTCAGAGCAATTTTCGTTGTTGGGTACAAAGGTAAAACTCTTTCAAACTGGTTTTCTTCCATCCAATGCCTTGTAAAGTTAAGGTTTAATGATTGTACCTATTGCGAATTTCTCCCACAACTTGATCAACTTCCGAACCTCCGATTTCTCGAACTATTAAGGTTGGACAATCTGAAATACATTGGTGTTCATGGTGACAGTGGAAATAACATAGAAGCTGCTGCAGTGTACTTTCCGTCCTTGAAGGAACTCACAATCTCAGACTGTCCTAACCTCAAGGGTTGGTGGGAACAGGATAAAACGGGAACAAATATACCATTTTTTGCTTGTCTTTCAAAACTTCATATCTATTACTGTCCTGAACTAACTTGCATGCCCCTTTTTCCTATTCTTGATGAAGAGCTAGTCCTCGTTGGTTCAAGCGTGACGCCACTACTCGATACAATAGTTCATGGAAAGGAAAAGTGTGATCCGTTTTCCAAACTCAAGTCGATGAAAATTTCCAACATTAAGAAGAGTCAATCACCACTAGAGTCTTTTCCCAAAGGTTTTGATCATCTGAGGTTACTATACAGTCTTAACATTGAATACTGTGAGGAACTTGATCTTGACCTCTCAAGTAATGAATGGGAGGGTTTGAAAAACTTGCATTCTCTCACCATAAGTGGGAATCCAAAACTCAAGTCTCTTCCATTGGGGGTTGACAAAGTAACATCTCTTCAAGATCTTCAGCTTTATAACTGTCCTGGTGTTACTTCTTTGCCTGAAACCATAGACAACCTCCAACTACTTGGTAGATTGGATATTTCTGGATGCTACAATTTGGCTTCGCTTCCCAAAGCATTGAAAAACATGAAGTATCTGCATACTTTGATCATTTTGGACTGTCCTTTGTTAATGCCAAGGTGTCAGCGTGAAACTGGAGATGATTGGCCACAGATTGCTCATATAAAAAATATACAGGTGAGGGAAACTGTTATGTCTGGAATATTGTAG